One Stratiformator vulcanicus genomic window, GGAGCGGCTTTCTACGCTCAGAGTAAGCAGCAAGGCGGGATTCGAATTCGCGGCGGCACCGCCCGGTCCTACTACGTGGGCATCGAGTCCTCAGGCTTGGCGATTCCGGGATTGCCGCGACCGTTGCGAGCCTTGTGCGTCGTTCCATTCGGCATGGAAGAAGGCTCGTCAGTCGAAGTGCCTTCAACCGAGGTCGGCGTGGTCGTGGGCGAGCCGGCGCAATTCCGATTTTTTAGCTCTCCGTCCCGAAAGCAGGATGCGCCGGGTGATCTATTGCCCGGCGTGGACGACGAGGAACTTGCCGAGACCGACCCGCTCGAGACGACGCTCGAACAGTCGGACGATTCGGAGGAAACGTTCGTGCCGGTTTCCTTCGAAGCAAACGTGACCGAACTCGGAATGCTGGAATTGTGGTGCCGACACGCTGAGAGTGACCGACGATGGAAGCTCGAGTTTAGCGTCAGGGACGATGTTGCGGAGGAATCGCAGTGAGTTCGGTCACGGAGCCGCCGGAAGCACGCTACCTCGTCGGCATCGATCTCGGAACGACGAACTGCGCCGTCGCTTTCATTGATTTGGAGGATACGACGCGGACGGTCACACCTTTCGCAGTGCCGCAGCTCACGTCGCCCGGTCAGGTCGAACAGCGCGATACGCTGCCGTCGTTCCACTACGAGCCCGCAACGAACGAGTTCGCGCCAGATCAACTAAAGCTTCCGTGGACGAGCGAGGAGGCGCCGCAATTCGTCGGCGCGTTCGCCCGCGATCACGGCGCCCGCGTGCCGGGGCGGCAGGTGCAGTCGGCAAAGTCCTGGCTATGTCACGCCGGGATCGACCGAACCGCGGCCGTGCTGCCTTGGCATGCGGCTTCTGACGTCGAACGCATTTCTCCCGTTGCGGCTTCGGCACGCTATCTGGAGCACATCCGGCTCGCGTGGGATGACGCCTATGCGGAGCATCCACTGGCCGAGCAGGACATCGTGCTGACGATCCCGGCTTCGTTCGACGAAGTCGCAAGAGAGCTGACGGTGCGGGCCGCGCGGGAGGCGGGGCTGCCGAAGCTGGTGCTGATCGAAGAGCCGCAAGCCGCCTTCTACGCGTGGATCAATCGCCGCCGGGACGACTGGCCGACACAGGTCGATGCTGGGCAGACGATACTCGTCTGTGACATCGGCGGCGGCACAACCGACTTCAGCCTGATCCGCGTCCGCGCTAACGACAACGGCACTGTCGGATTCGATCGCATCGCGGTCGGCGAACACCTCGTTCTGGGGGGCGACAACGTCGACTTGGCCGTCGCCAAGTTACTGGAAGAGTCGGCGAATGTGCCCGGAGGTTTGCAGCCGGCTCAATGGGAGACACTGGCAAGGCTCGCGCGGCGAATCAAGGAGGATCTTCTCGCCGAAGACGCCCCTGAAACGGTCACGGTCTCGGTCTCCGGCGGTGGTTCGAAACTGATTGGCTCGGCACTGCAAATCGAGGCACGGCGGGACGTGATTCGAGAAGCTGTGATTGATGGTTTTCTGCCGAAGTCAGCCCTCAAAGAACGCCCCCTCCGCCGGGCGAGTGGCTTTCAAGAATTCGGCCTGCCCTATGCCGCCGACGCTGCGATCACAAAACAACTCGCTGCCTTTCTCACTGATCATCGTGAGGTCGTCGCGAAGTTCGGAGCGAGGGACGACGCGGCCGATCCGGCGCGGCCCGATGTCGTGCTCTTCAACGGGGGCTTTTTCGAGTCGCCCCTGCTCAAAGAGCGTCTCTTGGAGACGCTGAGCGAATGGTTTGACCCGACCCATCAATGGCGGCCGAAGGTGCTCGCTCATGACCGGCTCGACCTCGCCGTCGCCCGCGGTGCGGCGTACTACGGTCTCGTCCGCCGCGGTGAAGGGGTTCGCATCGATGCGGGACTCGCGCGGAGCTATTACATCGCAATCAGTTCGGCCGACGGCTCGAAGCCACAAGCAGTTTGCCTCGCACCCGCGGGAACAAAGGAGGGCAGCGAGATCGAGCTCGCGCAACAGTTTGAAGTACTCGTCTCGCAGCCGGTCGAATTCCCAATCTTCGTTTCCAGCACGCGTAGTACGGACGACGCCGGTGACGTGGTCGGCGTCGACCCGTTAGAGATGCGTCCCCTCGCGCCGATCCGCACGGTGCTTCGCTCGCGCGGGAAGTCGTCCGACGAGGCCGTGGCGGTACATGTTGTTACGCGACTCACCGAGATCGGGACGCTCGACCTGCAATGCCGGGAGGTCGACGGTAACCGACGCTGGAAAATCCAGTTCGATGTCCGGGCCGCAACGCGAACCGAAGTCGACGTGACTGAATCAACCGGCGAAACAGCCGGCATTCTCGATGAGGAAGTCGAACGGCAGGCGGCGGAATTGATCGAGCAGACATTCGGGCCGGAGAAATCACTCAAGCCGCGTGATCTGCCGAGGCGGCTGAGTGAAGTCATCGGCGAAGACCGAGATAACTGGCCGGCGCCGTTGTTGCGATCGATGTGGGAAACACTATTCGAGCACCGCGAGGGCCGACGGTTCGGTCCCGCCCATGAGGCTCGCTGGTTGAATATGACCGGCTTCGCGATGCGTCCCGGCTACGGCGTCGCTCTCGATGACTGGCGAGTGTCGGAGACTTGGAAGGGACTTAAGAATCAACTCGTGCACGCCGATCCCAGGTGCCTGTCGGAGTGGCGTGTCTTCTGGCGACGGCTCTCCGGCGGCTTGGAAGCGGGGCAGCAACGCGCGCTTGCCGATCCGTTACTCAGCGTATTGGCGGCGAAGCCATCGCGGCAGCAGCGGGGCGCGATCGCTCCCGCGGCTGATCCGGAGACATGGCGGATGCTCAGTAGCTTGGAGCGACTGCCGGTTCAAATGAAGCGTCGGATCGCAGACCTCGCTGTCGTTCGGCTCAACACCGGCGACGCTGCAGGGATTGAAGACGCCCTCATCTGGTCGCTCGGTCGACTCGCCGCACGCGTCCCGCTGTACGGTCCGCAGAATGAGGTCGTGGGCCGCTCCGATTGCGAGCGGTTGATCGAACAGCTACTCGTCCACAAGAGTGACAGCCGAATGCTCGAATCGGCTCTCGTGCAAATGTCCCGCCGCAGCGGCGATCGTTTCCGCGACGTGGGCGAAAAGGTTCGCGACCGCGTGCTCGGGCACCTCACTCGGATGGGGGCATCGGACCGAGCGCTTCAGCTTGTGGAAGAAGGCGGTTCTTTCGGAGAGGCCGAACGGGCGGCGGCGTTCGGAGATGCGTTACCATCAGGGCTGCGGCTCATCGGGGCGGGCGAGTGAACCATTCGCTCGTTGATTCCGTTCGGGCGTGAGCCTATGAATTCGCCGTGTCGCGGTACGTCCAACCAACCCGTTGAGGCGGGAGAGCATGTTCCTTTATCTATTCCTATTGTTCACGCTGGTTCCAATTCTGGAACTTGCCCTCCTTATTCAGGTGGGAACATATATCGGTCCGCTTCCTACGGTCTTGATCGTTCTCATCACCGGAATCGCCGGTGCGGCGCTGGCCAAGCGGGAAGGATTGAAGACGTGGGCCCGCTTCCAACAGGAAATGGGATCCGGCAAGCCCCCGGCGGGACCGCTCGCTGACGGGGCGATGATCCTTGTGGCGGCTGCGCTGCTCGTGACGCCGGGCGTCATGACCGATGTCGTCGGGTTTTCATTGCTCATCCCTCCGGTGCGGACGCTCCTGCGGAAGCTCTTTATCCATCGCCTGATGAAGTCGATGCAGGTGCATGTCACGAGCGTCAACAATGGGCAGGTTCACGAATGGTCGAACCGGCAAGCACCGAGAGACCCCGATATCATCGACGCGGAATTCGAGCGAATTCCGGACGAGCGAATTGAACGCTGAGCGCGATAAAAAAGCCCACGGGTTGCAACCCGTGGGCTTCAAAGCGATTCGTGATCGCTTAGCGTCTAATAAGCCCGGAAGACCATCGGGTCGTCGATGACGAACGGGGTCGACCAAGTACGGCCGTCATTGCGGCTCGTAATGTTGAAGAACAGCGTCGACATCGATTCGGCTTCGTAACCGTACGGCGTTGTCGAGGCGATCTTGTCCTGCGGGCGGAGGTTTTCAACACCTTCGCGGGCGTAGTAGTGGACGCGGCCGTCCGGCGACACACTCATTCCGACCGTCCACCAGCCGCTCTTGTGGATCTGCGGTCCGGGGAAGTCGCCGCCATTGTCAGCCCCGCGGATGACGAAGTTGACCTTCGGTTCCGAGTGGCCACGATCGGTTCCAAAGTACTGGATGAACATTCCCGGCCAGTAAGACTCGCGAGTCTTAACGGTCCGCTTGAAGATCCACTTGCCCTTCTTTTCTTCAACCGTCGTGCTCAGTGCGAGACGGATGCCGAAGTGGCTGCTCGTCCGCTTTTCGAACTCTTCGAACGGCGGAATCCAGAGGCGAACAACGACGTTCGGCCCGGCCGAGGCGGGGATCGAGCCGGCCTTATTCGCCACTCGGTAGATCAGGTCGTCCTGCTGAGGTTCGCCGCCGATCCGCTCAGGAATCCCCGAATTGAGCGTGCGAATCATGAGCGCGCCCTTCGAGCCGGCGATGCCGTTCGGCGGGGTCTCGACCCGGGCGACATAATCCGGAGTGCCGCGCTTGCCGCTTTCGGCCCACATGCCGTTTGTCGAGTAGGCGAGCGGGCCGCGCATGCGGTTGTCCTGCTCGTGGCTGCTTTTGGGAAGATTGTATTTGTATTCCCACTCTTCGTCTTCGAAGTCATCAAAGATTCGGTCAAGCCGTCGCCCGGAGCCGGGGACAATTTGAGCATATGCCGGGAGCGTACACCCGACCATGACGGCCGTCATAACGGCGGCCCGAACTAATTGACTGATGGAAGGACGGAACATGTCCTTGTTCCCCGCTGAATCGATCTCGATGGAAGGCGCGACCGGACCGCCGAACGCGCACTGACGTCATCTTCCACATCGTCCGAACGGGAACCGCATCACATGGAAAACCGGTGTTGCCGGTAGAGACGCCGCAACCGGCAATCTTTTGCCATCTATCACATGTCAAACAGTTTGCCCTGTTTGACAACCGTCTCGGGCGGGCGGTGCTGCGGCAACTCGACTCCGGCGATATCGGCGAAACGACGCAACGTCGCGGGGGCATGGCCGGCCAAGTCATTATTGATGAAAACCCAGGCCGTCTCGCTTTGGCCTAACGTGGCGGTCGCGAGTCGAGCATGCCACTGCCGCAACAATGGCGTCGGGTCGAACAGTTCATGATCGTCTGACTGAAAGCGGCCATGCCGACCAAGCAGCCGGGCGTAAACGAAGTCGGCAGTCGGGGTCGCATCTTTCGATTCGGGATGGCGCTCCAGCTCCGCTGCAACACGGGCAACGCGGTGCGAGCTTAGTAGTTGATCGACTTCGCTGCAGAACCATGTTGCGTTTCGGAACTCAATGGCAAATCGAATGTCGGTCGGCAGGGAGCCCAAAAGGACTTCGAGGGCAGCGAACTGATTAATTCCGCAATCCGGAGGCAGTTGGAACAGCACGATTCCCAGCTTGTGCTCAAAGCTTCGCAGCGGCTCAAGAAACAGTTCGGTCGACCGCCGCGCTTCCGAAAGAGGAGCGTCATGCGTGATGCCCCGCCATGCCTTCACACAGAATCGGAAGCTGTCCGGCACCTGCTCCGACCAACGCCGAACACGGACTTCATCAGGCGCACGATGAAATGTGTTGTTCATCTCTATCGTGTCGAACTGCGTCGCGTAGTGCCCGAGCCACTTCGACTTCGGCAGCGCCGGCGGAAAGAACGGCCCCCGCCAACCTTCGTTGTAATAGCCGGTCGTCCCGAGTCGCCAATGCATTCGACGCTGACGCCGATATCGTTGGAGTGAAGATCAAGCTGCGGAAACCTGACTCAAGTCATCGTTTCAACGACAGTCAATTACTCATTGTTGAGAGCTGAGAGCCAATAACGTCATTCCTGCTTCAGGCTTTCGCCGAGCATTTTGACCGATAGTTCCCGTTTCGTATCGCCGGCGAGCATCAACGTTTCTGTCGGGAACGCGAATTCGATTCCCGCTTCTTCAAACCGATCGAGCAGGGCAAGGTTAAACCGATGGCCGTGCTCCAAGTAGGCGACGTAGTCGGGCGGACCATACCAGTAGACGACGAGGATCCCGAGGTTGTCGGCGTTAAACTCGGTGAAGTAGACGATGGGGTCCCGCGTATCGCCGTCGACGGTCGGATGAACGGGCCCTTTCAAATCGTCCGAGTCGAGCAGTTCGCGGATGATCTTCACCCCTTCCTGCAATTTCTCCGTAGGCGTGTCGTACGTCACGCCAATGTTCATCAGCCTCCGAATCGTCGGGCGACGTCCGATATTCTCAACCGACTCGTTGACAATCGCTGAATTCGGAATCGTGACAAGATGGCCGGTCAGCGTCCGCAACTTTGTCGAACGGAACCCGACCTTTTCGATGATGCCGTCATGGCCTTGAAACACGATCCGCTCGCCGATTTGAAACGGATCGTCAAACAGAATCGTCAGCGATCCGAATAGATTTTTCAAAGAGTCTTGCGCCGCGAGCGATACCGCGATGCCCGCGATGCCCAAACCCGCGAGGGCGGCTCCGACATCCGCGCCGAAGACGTTATCAGCGATGGTCAGCACCGCAAGAATGAATATAAACACTCGCAGCGATCGACGGATCAACGGAAGGGCTTGGTCGTCGAGTTTTCCCTCTGTCGATTTCACGCGACGTGTCAGCACGACCTCGAGAACCGCGACCATATTGAGCAGCCCCCAAAACAGGGCCAGCAAAATCGCCAATGCGATGAGAACGCCGGTGACGTATTGCAGCGATTCGCTCAACGGCAATGCGGAGAGGCCGATGGCGGTGCCGATCGAAATTGCGAGCAGGCAGACCGGGCCGGATAGTTTGTCGAAGAACGTTGCGAGAGCTTCCTTGGCTTCCCATTGCCGAAAGCGAGAAGCAATCCCATTGAACAGAATCGAAAGCACCATCCCCGCGGCAATTCCGCCGCCCACGCCCGAAAAAAACGTGATCCAACCCCATGCCGGAGTCTCGAACCAGAGCCGCTCCAATTCGAGATCGGCGACGAAACTGGCGGCGCCACTGATGAGTTCGACCCCGTCGATCGGCTTTTTAACCCCTTCGGCTTCATCGCCGGAGTTCTCTAAATCGCCCGTGGAATCACCTGACGACGCGGGCCCGCTCTCCTCATCAGAAGATTGGCTGCCGGACGAGGGGGTAATCTGAGCCGAAGAAAACGTCGGCGCCGTGGTCAGAAAGGCGAACAGAAATAAGCCAAAGCAGGCATACCGGCCCATGGACTGACATTCCCTCAAATTGCAACGAAAGAATTGGCAAAAGAGTCGGCGCGTGAGACGCTGTAATAGCGGCCTGTTTCGGATTACGCAACGAATCGGGACCTTGTCGCCCAAGGAAATCGCAGACTCCGTTGATCACGCATCGAATATGAGGCAGTCGATTCGCGGCCAGAGTCATTGCGAAGGACGTTTTGACTATCGGATCGCCCCGGCTGTTCGAGCAACCATCTAAAAAGACCACTCACCCGCCATTAACCGCAATGAGACTTCCAACAATCGATTGCATTTATGGCGTCGACTTCAGTGGCGCACGCCTGCCGGGTAAAGCGATTTGGATCGCCGAAGTTATTCCAGAAGAAGACGGATTCCGGTTGGTCTCATTAACGAATGCCGAGCGACGATTCCGAAAGTCGACGAGAGATGAGGTGCATGCGGACTTAGTCTCCGCGATTCAAGTGTCATCGCAAAGTTTGTGGGCCATCGATTTCCCATTCGGCTTGCCGATCGAATTGCATCGGGATGGCAGCGATTGGAAAAGTGTGCTCGACGAGACCCTGCGATTCGATGGCGATGCCCGGGCCTTCGGGCTCGACTGTGTTGCTCGTTCCAGAGCTTATAACGGCTCGCTTCATATCCGTCGCGATACGGATCGCGAAACAGCCACTCCGTTTGACTGCTACCACTACCGAATTATTTATCAGACTTATTTCGGAATTCGCAACGTTCTTCGACCGCTCGCCGGGCTACTTCAGACTGCAATCTTACCCTTCCAATATCATAAGTTGCAAAACGCAGAGCGGGTGGTTGTGGAGGCCTGTCCGTCATCATTTCTTAAACGAAGTGGTTTGCCACACCAGAACTATAAGCAACCGAATCAGAAGCAGCCTGACGAAGCAAGGCGACGAACACGGAGGGTTATCTTGAAATCGCTCAAGCAACGCCTTTCGATCGCGGAGAAGGATCGTCGGCGAATGATGGCTGATCCGGGAGGGGACGCCATTGACGCGGTTCTTGCCGCCGTTGCTGCTGCGGATCGGATGGCGTCGGTTGACCACACAGCAATTAAGAAGCACCCACGATATCGTCACGAAGGCTACGTCTATTCGTGACGCGGCTTTGTGAACGCCAGCGTGCACAGTCCCAGCAATACAACCACGGCTGCGCCGCTTAGCCATATCGACGGAAGATGTCGCTGATTCTCAATCGCGAGGCCCCAACTCGCCACGGTGTCTTCGTGATGAGCAACCGATAACAGTAACCCGTTATTAATCCCGTGCATCGCGATGCCGGGCAGCACGCTGCCGCTCCGCAGTGCGATAAAACTGAGGGCGAGTCCTAATAAGAACGTCGGCGGGAATCGGCCGAGCATCAGGCCATCGGTCACGAAGACATGAAACAGGGCGAAGAGAAACGCGGTCAGTAAGACGGTCCACCATCCACCCACGCGAGGCTTAAAAGCCGAAAAGAGAAAGCCGCGAAAAAACAATTCTTCGCACACGGCCGGCACTACCGCGAGGCAAATCAGTTTGAGCGCGAGGGGAATTGACTTTAGTTCGGCCTTCCAGGGTTCGAAGAACTCCTGCATTTGTTCAATCTGGCTGGAAGAAATCGTGAACAGCCCGACCTCGTAGGCAAATACCCAAAGTGCTGAACCAAGCATGACTGCGGCAATGAAGGCGGTCGGTGATGCCGCCCCCAACTGAAATGCGCTGCGGACTCTGATCCGGCGCCCGACGGCAAACAGGATCGGTGCAATCCCGAAGGCAAGACTCGTGATCGCCGCTCCCACGACCAGTCGCGTGGCGATGCCGAATTCTCCGAGGCGAGACGGCACGGCACTCAAAATTAAGAAGGCGGGAAACAGCCCGACGAGATAAGTAATTGCCTCATTGACCGATGGTACCGCCCGCTCTTCATCCGGCCTCCCAAAAACATCCTGCCAAGTGCCTTCCCCACCGTACAGGATCGCGTCGGTACCGAAGATTCGCGTCGCAGCGGCCAGGGCCGCCACTGTGTAAACAGCCGTCGAGATCAACGCAATCCCTGCACCGAACAGATTAAAGTCGCCTTCCAGAATGTCGCGTGCCAACACAACAATATTCGCAAGCGGCGTGAGCGCGACCAGCAGTGTGAGCTCCAACCCAGGCAACAAGGCCATAATTCCCGGGGTGAGCGAAACGAGCATCAGCGGTATTAGATAGGCTTGCGCCTCTTTGAAACTTCGAGCAAAACTGGTCAGGCAGAGCATCACCGCCGAGAAGAAAGCGGCAAACAAGACGAGCAGCCCTAAGATCTGAATGATCATGATCCCGGATACGCCGCCGGGGCCGAATAGGAATGCGTCCAGACCCGTCGCGTATGCGGTCACGAACATTCCGAGAACGTTGACGATCGCGGTGAGCAGTGCGACGGTCAGGACCGCGATATACTTCGAAGCCAAAATTGAACTGCGAGGCAGCGGCGTGGCAATTAAACCTTCGAGCGTCCCTCGCTCCCGCTCGCCCGCCGTCAAGTCGATGGCGGGGTAGACCGCGCCGGTGATTGTCATCAGGACGAGTACGAGCGGCACGATACCGGCAAGCGAAAAGCTTTCTTCGGGTTTCTTGCCGACTTCTTCAAATGAAATTTCGGCGGGCATCCCATATGGCGTCTCCTTAGCCAAGCCTTTCAGCGCGGTCGTCAGGTAGGAGCGATTGATCGCGCGCAACCGATCTCGGACGAGTCGTCTCGCGTCCTCGCTCGAAACGGAACCGCGGCGAACGATGAATTCAACGTCGAGCGGCCAAGCCACAGGTTGCATGTCGGCTTGGAACAGGCGTCGTTGCTCATTTTTCGTGATTCGAACGCCAAGGTCGGCGCTCCCACGCTCGACAATCTCGCGAATGTCCGTTCCCGTTAATTCTCCGGTCGGTACGACGGGACTGAACTTCACACCACCGTCTGGCCTTTGATTAAGAATGGAGGTCGATGACGGCACAGAGGTACTGCGCGCGGTTTGCGGAGACGGATCAGAAACAGTGTCGTTTCCTTGATCCAGCTTAATTAAACGCTCTCCGTCGGTGAGCAGCTTGCCGAATAAAAAAGCTTCTTCCTCCGTCGAGAGGACAATCGTGTATTCGACGCCCTTGTCGATCTCAGCTTGTGAAAGAACAAAACGCTGCAGTACCACGCCCAAGAGCGGATAAACGATTAAAGGCATCGCCACCAGCGTGATCGTGGTGCGGCGGTCGCGCAGTGTTTCGCGAAGTTCTTTGAGAAGCAGCCGTCCAAACCGCCCGACGGAACCAGACTGGCCAGAGTCGCGTTCGGGACCGTCCATTAGAAGCCTTTAAGAGACATGACAACTTCCGACCGATTTTCGAGAGTCGCTGAAAATCAATTTACAGAGGACGCCTGTACCGGGCGGTGTCCGAGCATTTCATTAAAAATTGCAACCAGCGATGGGCAGCCCGTTTGTCCGAGCAAGTCGTCAAGCCGCCCTTCATGCTTGAGTCGTCCATGATGCAACAGGCCGAACCGGTCGCACAACCGCTCCGATTCATCGAGACGATGTGTGCAGACGACGATCGCCTTGTGACGGTCTTTCAAA contains:
- a CDS encoding hsp70 family protein; the encoded protein is MSSVTEPPEARYLVGIDLGTTNCAVAFIDLEDTTRTVTPFAVPQLTSPGQVEQRDTLPSFHYEPATNEFAPDQLKLPWTSEEAPQFVGAFARDHGARVPGRQVQSAKSWLCHAGIDRTAAVLPWHAASDVERISPVAASARYLEHIRLAWDDAYAEHPLAEQDIVLTIPASFDEVARELTVRAAREAGLPKLVLIEEPQAAFYAWINRRRDDWPTQVDAGQTILVCDIGGGTTDFSLIRVRANDNGTVGFDRIAVGEHLVLGGDNVDLAVAKLLEESANVPGGLQPAQWETLARLARRIKEDLLAEDAPETVTVSVSGGGSKLIGSALQIEARRDVIREAVIDGFLPKSALKERPLRRASGFQEFGLPYAADAAITKQLAAFLTDHREVVAKFGARDDAADPARPDVVLFNGGFFESPLLKERLLETLSEWFDPTHQWRPKVLAHDRLDLAVARGAAYYGLVRRGEGVRIDAGLARSYYIAISSADGSKPQAVCLAPAGTKEGSEIELAQQFEVLVSQPVEFPIFVSSTRSTDDAGDVVGVDPLEMRPLAPIRTVLRSRGKSSDEAVAVHVVTRLTEIGTLDLQCREVDGNRRWKIQFDVRAATRTEVDVTESTGETAGILDEEVERQAAELIEQTFGPEKSLKPRDLPRRLSEVIGEDRDNWPAPLLRSMWETLFEHREGRRFGPAHEARWLNMTGFAMRPGYGVALDDWRVSETWKGLKNQLVHADPRCLSEWRVFWRRLSGGLEAGQQRALADPLLSVLAAKPSRQQRGAIAPAADPETWRMLSSLERLPVQMKRRIADLAVVRLNTGDAAGIEDALIWSLGRLAARVPLYGPQNEVVGRSDCERLIEQLLVHKSDSRMLESALVQMSRRSGDRFRDVGEKVRDRVLGHLTRMGASDRALQLVEEGGSFGEAERAAAFGDALPSGLRLIGAGE
- a CDS encoding FxsA family protein translates to MFLYLFLLFTLVPILELALLIQVGTYIGPLPTVLIVLITGIAGAALAKREGLKTWARFQQEMGSGKPPAGPLADGAMILVAAALLVTPGVMTDVVGFSLLIPPVRTLLRKLFIHRLMKSMQVHVTSVNNGQVHEWSNRQAPRDPDIIDAEFERIPDERIER
- a CDS encoding DUF429 domain-containing protein produces the protein MRLPTIDCIYGVDFSGARLPGKAIWIAEVIPEEDGFRLVSLTNAERRFRKSTRDEVHADLVSAIQVSSQSLWAIDFPFGLPIELHRDGSDWKSVLDETLRFDGDARAFGLDCVARSRAYNGSLHIRRDTDRETATPFDCYHYRIIYQTYFGIRNVLRPLAGLLQTAILPFQYHKLQNAERVVVEACPSSFLKRSGLPHQNYKQPNQKQPDEARRRTRRVILKSLKQRLSIAEKDRRRMMADPGGDAIDAVLAAVAAADRMASVDHTAIKKHPRYRHEGYVYS
- a CDS encoding mechanosensitive ion channel family protein, with the translated sequence MGRYACFGLFLFAFLTTAPTFSSAQITPSSGSQSSDEESGPASSGDSTGDLENSGDEAEGVKKPIDGVELISGAASFVADLELERLWFETPAWGWITFFSGVGGGIAAGMVLSILFNGIASRFRQWEAKEALATFFDKLSGPVCLLAISIGTAIGLSALPLSESLQYVTGVLIALAILLALFWGLLNMVAVLEVVLTRRVKSTEGKLDDQALPLIRRSLRVFIFILAVLTIADNVFGADVGAALAGLGIAGIAVSLAAQDSLKNLFGSLTILFDDPFQIGERIVFQGHDGIIEKVGFRSTKLRTLTGHLVTIPNSAIVNESVENIGRRPTIRRLMNIGVTYDTPTEKLQEGVKIIRELLDSDDLKGPVHPTVDGDTRDPIVYFTEFNADNLGILVVYWYGPPDYVAYLEHGHRFNLALLDRFEEAGIEFAFPTETLMLAGDTKRELSVKMLGESLKQE
- a CDS encoding ABC transporter permease subunit/CPBP intramembrane protease; this encodes MDGPERDSGQSGSVGRFGRLLLKELRETLRDRRTTITLVAMPLIVYPLLGVVLQRFVLSQAEIDKGVEYTIVLSTEEEAFLFGKLLTDGERLIKLDQGNDTVSDPSPQTARSTSVPSSTSILNQRPDGGVKFSPVVPTGELTGTDIREIVERGSADLGVRITKNEQRRLFQADMQPVAWPLDVEFIVRRGSVSSEDARRLVRDRLRAINRSYLTTALKGLAKETPYGMPAEISFEEVGKKPEESFSLAGIVPLVLVLMTITGAVYPAIDLTAGERERGTLEGLIATPLPRSSILASKYIAVLTVALLTAIVNVLGMFVTAYATGLDAFLFGPGGVSGIMIIQILGLLVLFAAFFSAVMLCLTSFARSFKEAQAYLIPLMLVSLTPGIMALLPGLELTLLVALTPLANIVVLARDILEGDFNLFGAGIALISTAVYTVAALAAATRIFGTDAILYGGEGTWQDVFGRPDEERAVPSVNEAITYLVGLFPAFLILSAVPSRLGEFGIATRLVVGAAITSLAFGIAPILFAVGRRIRVRSAFQLGAASPTAFIAAVMLGSALWVFAYEVGLFTISSSQIEQMQEFFEPWKAELKSIPLALKLICLAVVPAVCEELFFRGFLFSAFKPRVGGWWTVLLTAFLFALFHVFVTDGLMLGRFPPTFLLGLALSFIALRSGSVLPGIAMHGINNGLLLSVAHHEDTVASWGLAIENQRHLPSIWLSGAAVVVLLGLCTLAFTKPRHE
- a CDS encoding DUF72 domain-containing protein, with the protein product MHWRLGTTGYYNEGWRGPFFPPALPKSKWLGHYATQFDTIEMNNTFHRAPDEVRVRRWSEQVPDSFRFCVKAWRGITHDAPLSEARRSTELFLEPLRSFEHKLGIVLFQLPPDCGINQFAALEVLLGSLPTDIRFAIEFRNATWFCSEVDQLLSSHRVARVAAELERHPESKDATPTADFVYARLLGRHGRFQSDDHELFDPTPLLRQWHARLATATLGQSETAWVFINNDLAGHAPATLRRFADIAGVELPQHRPPETVVKQGKLFDM